A region of Gracilinanus agilis isolate LMUSP501 chromosome 3, AgileGrace, whole genome shotgun sequence DNA encodes the following proteins:
- the LOC123241239 gene encoding E3 ubiquitin-protein ligase TRIM11-like produces the protein MASCPEQIELSPKELICSVCECYFTNLISWKCGHRFCHSCLFKTEQKASTSFTCPECRRLSQSRDFTANDHLGKFPASKRRLYPSLNLEEYGKCKIHEKDHKLFCEDDQSPVCVSCSQSQEHEGHRLFCIDEAAENVREEMELQKKFAFREYWKLSELMNEEKDSCVSFVQRKGRANLEGLNKTLKALSCQNKELRETVTKLQEEWKKPDVELLQDMKRILNRNEFVLQKKVETFQAQMIVCIVPGVMEKMFHFKVDITLDCNTADSGLIISEDLKSVRYGGVQDELPNDTQKIQIFIRRMN, from the exons ATGGCCTCTTGCCCAGAACAGATTGAACTCTCCCCAAAAGAGCTTATTTGCTCTGTCTGTGAATGTTACTTCACAAACCTAATATCCTGGAAGTGTGGCCACCGTTTTTGCCATAGTTGCCTCTTCAAGACGGAGCAGAAAGCCTCTACCTCTTTCACCTGTCCAGAATGCAGGAGACTCTCTCAGTCAAGAGATTTCACAGCCAATGATCATCTTGGGAAATTTCCAGCCTCAAAACGAAGACTCTATCCTTCATTGAACCTTGAAGAATATGGCAAATGTAAGATACATGAAAAAGATCATAAATTGTTCTGTGAAGATGACCAGAGTCCAGTCTGTGTGTCCTGTTCTCAATCCCAGGAGCATGAAGGTCATAGGCTTTTTTGTATAGATGAGGCTGCTGAGAATGTCAGG GAAGAAATGGAATTGCAGAAGAAGTTTGCTTTTCGGGAATACTGGAAATTaagtgaattaatgaatgagGAGAAGGATTCATGTGTATCATTTGTGCAAAGAAAGGGGAGGGCCAATTTGGAAGGCCTGAACAAGACATTAAAGGCACTGTCCTGCCAGAATAAAGAATTAAGGGAGACGGTCACAAAGTTGCAGGAGGAGTGGAAGAAACCAGATGTAGAATTGCTCCAG gatatgaaaagaatattaaacaG GAATGAATTTGTGCTGCAGAAAAAAGTGGAAACCTTCCAAGCACAAATGATTGTCTGTATAGTCCCTggagtgatggaaaaaatgttccatTTCAAAG TGGACATCACTCTGGATTGTAACACAGCTGATTCAGGTCTCATTATATCTGAGGATCTGAAGAGTGTGAGATATGGAGGTGTCCAGGATGAATTGCCCAATG acacccagaaaatcCAGATTTTTATAAGGCGCATGAATTAA